Genomic segment of Anaeromusa acidaminophila DSM 3853:
CGATTTTGCGGTCATCAGTCTTAGTGACTTGTTGACTCCCTGGGAACTGATTGTGCGGCGCGTTAAAGCCGCGGTGGAAGCCGATTTTGTGATTGCTCTCTACAATCCCAAAAGCAGCCGACGTACCATGCAGATTGAAGAAGTGCGTCGCTTGGCCCTGGAAGTTCGGCCTGGCGCAACGCCTGTAGGTATTGTGCGCCATGCTACGCGCAGCAAGGAAGAATACACGTTGTCTGATTTAGAAAATTTCACCAATGAATTTATCGATATGTTTTCGTTGGTCATTATCGGCAACAGCCAGTCTTATGTGCAAGACGGACGCATGATTACGCCGCGGGGGTATAAGCTGTGATTTTCTGCATTGCCGGCACCGGAGACGGCCGCGCGCTGGCGCTTCGTCTGCGCCAGGAAAACTGGCCGGTGCTGGTGAGCGTTGTCAGTGAATATGGCGAGCGTTTGGTGCAGGAGGCGGATCTTTCTGTGGTGCAGACGGCGCTTGATCAAGCGGGTATGGAAGCGTTTTTGCAAGAACGAGGCATTCGCCTGGTGGTGGATGCCAGCCATCCCTATGCGGTCAATGTGTCGCGCAATGCCATGGCGGCCTGTGAAAAAGTAAAAATTCCTTATGTGCGCTACGAGCGCCCTGCCAGCGACTTGCCTGAGTACAAAAAATTGCATGTGGCTGCAGATTATGAGGAAGCGGCCAGGCTGGCCGCCGGTTTGGGCGAGACCATTTTTTTGACCACAGGGAGTCGCCAGCTTGGCATCTTCCGGGCGGAGCCGCTGCTGCAGGGCAAGCGTCTTGTAGCCAGGGTGCTGCCGGAGGCGTCAGTGCTGGAGCAGTGCCGCAGCCTTGGCTTTTTACCTAAAGATATTGTTGCTATGCAGGGGCCTTTTTCGTTGGAACTCAACCAGGCCTTGTATCGGGCTTTTCAGGCGGAGGTTGTTGTCTTGAAAAACAGCGGCCATGTCGGCGGTTGCGCAGAGAAAATTGCCGCTGCCGCGGCGTTGGGGCTGGAAGTAGTACTGGTTGATAGGCCGCGCCTAGCTTATCCGGTTTGCTGCGCAACAGAGCAGCAGGTATTGGCGCAGGTTGCTAAATTGGTAACAGGAGGAAAGTAATTATGGAATTTATGACCGATCCTCAGGGGATTGAGCGCAAGAGTATGGAAATTATCGCCCCTCACGTAGCGGGTCTATCATTGACGCCGGAAGCAGTAAAGGTATATTCCCGCATGATTCATGCTTCGGGAGATCCGCAGTATGCAGAAGTGATTGAGGTGCATGCCGACGCCGTAGCGGCCGGGCAGAAAGCCATTCGCGAGGGCAAGAATATTTACTGTGATGTGGAAATGGTCCGTACTGGCATTAATAAGAAACGCCTGGCAGAGTTCGGCTGCCAGGTGGAATGTTTGATCGCCGATGAAACGGTGGCGGCTCAGGCTAAAGCGGCAGGAATTACGCGATCCATGGCTGCCATGCGGACTTTTGGAGCTAAACTGGACGGCGCTATTGTGGCTATTGGCAATGCGCCGACCGCTCTTTTTGAAGTGATTCGTCTGATGCAGGAAGAAGGCGTTCGACCTGCGCTGATTATTGGCGTACCTGTTGGTTTTGTGGGCGCTGCCGAATCCAAGGATTTTTTGGCGGAAGTATCGCCAGTTCCTTATATTACCGTACGCGGCAATAAAGGCGGCAGTCCGATCGCGGCTTCGGCGCTGAATGCGATTTTGTACCAAATCGAGGCATAGAACAGGGCTGCCGGGAGGAGGAATTTGCCGATGGAAGAAAAGGAAATCCTTGTGCATCGTCCACGGCTGGTTATTGCCGGCACCCAAAGCGGCGTGGGCAAAACGACCCTTGTAACAGGCTTGTTGGCGGCGCTGCGAAATCAAGGCAAGACAGTGCAATCTTTTAAGATCGGTCCGGATTACATTGATCCCGGGTTTCACGCACTGGCCAGCGGTCGGGCGGCGCATAACCTGGACAGCTGGCTGGTGCCCCAGGAAAAATTGCCGCCTTTATTCGTCAAGGCGGCGGCAGAAGCTGATATTTCCATTATTGAAGGCGTAATGGGGCTCTATGACGGCGGTCGCCAGGGGATTAGTAGTACGGCGTCGTTGGCCAAATTGCTCCAAACGCCGGTAGTATTGGTGCTGGACGTCAAATCCATGGGGGAGAGCGCTGCGGCGATGGCTCTGGGGTTTCGTCAATACGATCCAGAGGTCTGGTTTGCCGGGGTGATCTTAAATCGCGTCGGTTCAGCGTCCCATGAACATATGGTGCGTGAAGCGCTAGCACGGCAAAATATTCCGGTGCTGGGTTGTTTGCATCGGCAAGAAGATTTGCGCCTGCCTGAACGTCACTTAGGGCTGACGCCTGTAACGGAGCAGTCCTTAAATTCGGTTGTGGCGGCGATGGGCCGGTCTGTTGGTCAGGCTTTGGACTTAGATGCTTTATACGCATTGGCTCAACAAGCGCCGGATTTACCGGCTCCTGCGACGATGGGCGATTTACCTGTACGGCGGGCGCGCTTGGGCGTGGCTCAGGATGAAGCGTTTTCCTTTTATTACCCCGAAAGCATGGATGTTTTAACGCGCTGCGGCGCGGAATTGATTCCTTTCAGTCCGCTGGAGGATGCAACCTTGCCTGCGGTGGACGGATTATTTTTCGGCGGCGGTTTTCCAGAAATGTTTGCGCCGCAATTAGCGGCAAAGGCTTCCATGCGTGAGGCTGTAAGAAGTGCGGCGGCAAAGGGCATGCCTATTTACGCCGAGTGCGGCGGCCTGATGTATCTGACGGAAGGTTTAGAGGACTTTTCCGGGAAGCGTTATGAGATGGCGCAAGTGGTGCCGGCGCAGTGCCGGATGGAGAAGAAACTGCAGACCGTCGGCTATGTGACGGCGACATTGCAGCAAAATAGTCTATTGGGGAACGGCGGCGTCCGTTTTCAAGGTCATGAGTTCCATTTTTCCAGCATGGAGCCGTTAGCAGAACCGTTTCCGTGGGCCTTTTCTTTCGAAAAAATGCGTACTGGCGCTGTCTATCCAGGGGGGTATGCTTCGCCAAACGTGCTGGCGTCCTATCTGCATCTGCATTTTGCAGGCAATGAAGAGGCTGCGGAAGCGCTGGTAACGGCCTGCGCAGCGTATGCGGCAAGGAGGGATGGACGTGGCTGAGATTATTTTGGTAACCGGCGGCGCTCGCAGCGGCAAGAGCGCTTTTGCCGAGCGGCGCGTAGCGGCTATGGCGGAGCAAGTGGGTTATATTGCGACAGCGCAAGCCTGGGACGAAGAAATGCGTCTGCGTATTGAGATACATCAACAGCGGCGTCCTGCAGGTTGGCAGACTTATGAAGCGCCGCGTCAGGCGGCGTCGGTGCTGACGAAAGCGGCCTTTGAAACCAAGGCGATTCTGTTTGACTGCCTGACCATGTTTGTTACGAATTGCATGTGCCAAAAGGATTTTCCTTTAGACCCTGAGGATGGGCAACGGTATATTGCCAAGGAGACGGAAGCGTTATTGCGTGCAGCGCAGCAAGCGCCTTGTCCGGTAGTATTTGTTACCAATGAAGTGGGACTGGGGATTGTGCCGGATAATGCGATGTCCCGCGCTTTTCGGGACTATGCGGGCTGGGTGAATCAGCAAGTAGCCTCCCAGGCGCAGCAGGTTTTTTTGGTTGTCAGCGGCTTGGCGGTGGATGTGCGCCGCTTGGCGGAAGCGGAATAAAATAAAGAGAAGCGATAGCAAACAGAGGAGGCGTTGGGCATGGCTAAGACCATCATGCTTCAAGGAACCAGTTCGCATGTGGGCAAGAGCATTTTAACAACCGCGCTTTGCCGGATTTTTTTGCAGGACGGTCTGCGTGTCGTTCCTTTTAAAGCGCAGAATATGGCGCTGAATTCCTATGTAACTAAATATGGCGAGGAAATGGGGCGGGCCCAGGTAGCGCAAGCGGAGGCCGCCGGATTAGAGCCTATGGTGGAGATGAATCCGGTGCTTTTAAAGCCTACTGGGGATTCCCGCTCCCAGGTAGTGCTAATGGGACGCCCCATTGGCAATATGACGGCCAAAGAGTATCATCAGGGTTATAGTCTGCAGGCGCTCGATACGGTGAAAGCTTGTCTTCAGAAGCTGCATGATAAATTTGACCGTATTGTTATTGAAGGCGCCGGCAGCCCGGCGGAAGTGAATCTCAGAGCTAATGACATCGTTAATATGCGCGTCGCTAAACTAGCGCCGGCGCCGGTACTGCTGGTAGCGGACATTGACCGAGGCGGGGCATTGGCTTCGGTAGTGGGAACGCTGGAGTTGCTGGAACCGGATGAACGGGAACTGGTGAAAGGCATTATTATCAATAAGTTTCGCGGCGATATTCGTCTTTTACAGCCAGCTCTGGAATTTTTGGAAACGAAGACAGGCAAGCCGGTATTGGGGGTTATTCCGCATCTGGCCGATTTAGGCATTGACGACGAGGACTCTGTTTCTTTGGAAGATAAGCAGACCGTTCAAAGCAAAGAAATTGACGTGGCGGTGCTGCGCACGCCGAAGATCAGCAATTTTACGGATTTTGACGCTCTCGGGGCCGAACCGGATGTGGCTGTGCGCTATGTGCGTCAAGGCGAAGCGCTGGGCAAGCCGGATCTTATCATTTTGCCGGGCAGTAAAAATACAGTAGAGGATTTGCTGTACCTGCGAGAGCATGGGTATGAAAAAGCCATTAAGGAGCTGCATGAACAAGGCGTACCGGTCATCGGTATTTGCGGCGGCTATCAGATGCTGGGGCAAAGGGTTTTGGATCCGGAGCATACCGAATCCGACCATGATGAAACACCGGGATTGGGGCTTTTGGATACAACAACGACCTTTGTGGCGGAAAAAATGACCCAGCAAGTCAGCGCTCGCGGGTTGTCCGACTGCTTTTTAGGTATCAAAGCCAGCGGTCTGGAGCTGAAAGGCTATGAAATTCATATGGGGCGTACGGAATTTGCTGCAGGTACAGAAGCTGCTTTTCAGATTGAAGAACGTTCTTGTCAAAAGGTATCCAGCCCAGATGGAGCGGTGGCTTCCTCCGGGTTAGTCCTCGGTACGTATCTGCACGGTATTTTTGATAATGACTCCTATCGGGGACTCCTTGCCAACGCGTTGCGGCAGCGCAAAGGCTTAGCTCTTCTTGATCGTTCAGGAGATACGCAGGCGCGCAAGGAAGCGGCTTATAATCGGTTGGCTGCGGTTGTGCGGGAAAACATGGATATGCCTCGTCTGTATGCCATCGTGGAGGGCAAGTAGATGCAGCCAAGCATATGGCCCGATGAATTATGGATGCTTCTGGGAGCGGTGCTTTTGGACCAACTTCTGGGAGACCCTAACAGCCGCTGGCATCCAGTAGTGCTCATTGGCCGGGTCATTTCCTGGGGAGAGGCGTCTTTGCTGCGTATAACGCAGAGTTCTTGGCGGCAGCAGGTGTCAGGCGCTGTGCTGGTGGCAGTAGTACTGGCTGTTGCTTATAGCAGCGCTTGGTGCTGGATGCAACTGTTGGCGTTAGGGGGAAACGCAGCACAATGGCTGGGGGGAGCTCTGCTTTTGAGTTTCACTATTTCGCCGCGCAGCCTGGCGGCTGCGGGCGGTGAAATTCGCGATTTTCTGGCTACTGGAAATATGGCGGAAGCGCGACGCAAGGTAGGCTGGATTGTTGGTCGGGACACCGCTGAACTTGATGAAGGAGAAGTCACAAGGGCTACGGTGGAAACGGTAGCGGAAAATATAGTTGACGGCATTATTTCGCCGCTTTGCTATTTTCTGATTGGTGGCGTGCCGCTGGCTTTTTTGTATCGCGCCGTTAATACGCTGGATTCCATGGTGGGCTATCATAATGAACGCTATGAGCATTTCGGCAAGGCGGCTGCCAGGGTTGATGACGTTTTTAATTGGCTTCCCGCGAGATTGACAGCGTTGTTGCTTTTAGGAGCTGCGTGGATTTTGCGTATGGACTGGCGCAACGCCTGGCGGATGATGCGCCGCGATGCGGCGGCGCATCCCAGCCCGAACAGCGGCTATGCAGAGGCGACAGTGGCTGGCGCTTTAGGGGTGCAATTGGGCGGGCTAAATTATTACGGCGGTGTGGCTTCGCTGCGGGCGAAAATGGGAGAGCCCAAAGAAGCGCTGCAAGGGCGACATATTACGAAAACGATCCGCCTGATGCAAGTCGCGGTGGCTCTATTTCTTTTGCTTGCCAGCCTGCTGTTGGGATGGTAGTCTAAAGAAGAATGGAGATGCCGGAGGGGAACTATGTTCAATGATTTTTTGCTGGGATTGCAGTTTTTGACACGTCTGCGTTTATCGGGAGAGTTGTTTTGGGATGAAAAGGGCTGCGGTCGCAGTGTGCGCTATTTTCCGCTGGTTGGAGCCGTACTAGGCTTGTGCTTTGTAGCTGCTTGGCAAGTGTTGTATGTATGGCTGCCAACTTGGGTTAGTACGTACCCGCCGACAGTCGTTGTTACCATTCTGACAGCGTTGCCCATTCTCTTGACAGGCGGCTTGCATTGCGACGGCTTTATGGACACCATGGACGGTCTTTTTTCCGGCCGTCATCGGCCACGGATGCTGGAAATCATGAAGGACAGCCGTGTGGGCGCCCATGGGGTGACCACTTTTTTAATGCTCTTTGCTTTGAAATGGTCTCTGATTGCCGATTTGGCGTCGCTGACTTTGCCGGCGGCGCTTTTTGCCATGCCTATACTAGGGCGTTTAGCAATGGTGGTAGGAATTACCTGTTTTCCTTATGCCCGGGAAAACGGCATGGGACGCGCTTTTTCCGCTTATGCCGGTGAGGGCGCTTTATGGGTTGCTTTGTTGATTTCGTTTGTGCTGGTGCTGCCTTTGGGCGGTCAAGGGTTGATTGCGTTGGTAGCGGCGTTAGTGTGCGCTTTTGGCGGCGGTTTTTTGATTAGCCGCAAGTTGGGCGGACTTACAGGGGATGTATATGGAGCCTTGACGGAAATTACGGAAGTTGTCGTCTTGCTGGCTTTTTTGTATTAGAACAGGATGGAGGAATCAAGACGCATGGACGAAAAAACGTCCCCGCAGTACTCAAATATACCTGAACAATTGGCGGCAGGATGCATTCTGGAGGTGCGTGTTCCTGGGTCTTGCGGTGAATTGACGCAGGGCCTGGTGGATGAAGATTACTTCTTAATCACCTGTCCAATCGGCAATTATTCCCGGGCTATTTTGCGGCCAACTAAAGCTCCGGCTGTTTTGGGCGGACCTAAAACTCAAAAAGCGGTGATGAAGACGCTGCTTCTTTTGGGAGAAAAGCAGATTCCTGGAGAACTGGAAATTTCTTCGCAGTTGCCAGTCGGCAAGGGTATGTCGTCTAGCAGCGCCGATATCGGCGCTGCTTGCCAAGCGGCGGCTCTTGCTTTTGGAAAGACTCTTGCACCGCAAGAAATTTTAACGCTAGCTACTGAGGTGGAGCCTACGGATGGCGTGTTCTGTCCTGGTGTTGCGCAGATCGCCCATGTAACAGGCAGCAAGTTTTGCAGCTTAGGGGAACCGCCGGCGATTATGGTTTCCGTTTGGGACCAAGGCGGCCAAGTAGATACGCAGCGGTTTAATGAGCGTCAGGAATTGCAATGCTTTAACCGGGCCAAGGAACGAGTGGTTCGCCAGGCAGTGCAATGCATCAAGCGGGGACTCGAGGAACAGGAAGCCTTTTGGTTGGGCCATGGCGCTATGCTTAGCGCGCGGGCTAATCAAATTTTGTTGCCTAAGTTGGAGCTGGAGCTGCTTTGGTCGTTGGCGCTGCAGCATGGGGCAATCGGCGTCAATGTGGCTCATAGCGGGACGGTGCTGGGGGTATTGTGGAAAGGCGATGTAGCTGCAGAAACAATAACAATCTTGCAGGCTCGAGTGCGGCAGGAGCTGCCTCAGCTTTCCTTCTTGGGAAATTGGCCGCTGGTATCCGGCGGCAGTTGGTATCGCTGTGGCAAGGAGGGGGAAATGCATGACTGGATTCGCTGCTTTTGAGCATGGCGGCAATATTTACGCTGCTGCCGGTGAATTGGGTTTAGCTCTGGAAACGGTGCTGGATTTTAGCGCCAATATCAATCCCTTGGGGTTGGCGCCTGGCTTGAAGGAGCAGTTGGCGTCTCTTTTAGATGGGGTTGTGCATTATCCGGAACCGGAGGCGGCGGAGCTGCGACAGGCTTTGGCGGCAAGCCATGGCTGCGTTCCGGAAAGTCTGATTGTGGGCAATGGTGCAGCGGAATTGCTGTATTTGCTTTGCTATGCGTGTAAACCAAGGCGCGTACTGGTGACGGCGCCAACCTTCAGCGAATATGAAAAGGCGGCTCGCGCAGCCGGGGCGGAAGTTGCATATTTGCCGCTAGCGGCGGCAGACGATTTTGCGCTGCCTTGGGATAAAGTGAAGGCAGCCTTGGCTGCAGCGGATATGTTTTTTCTTTGCAATCCTAACAATCCGACAGGGACGCTGCTCAAGCGTGAGACGGTGCTGCGCTTAGCGGACGAAGCGGCTAAAGAGCAGTGCTTTTTACTTGTGGATGAATCTTTTCAGGATTTTTTGCCGGAACAAGAAAAATACAGCATTTTGCCAGATTTATCGAGACTGGGGGAACGGGTAGCGATTCTGCGTTCTTTGACTAAATTTTACGCTATTCCGGGGCTGCGTTTGGGCTTTATGGCGGGCTCTTCTGCGCTGATTCAAGAGTTGACGACGAAAAAGGATACGTGGAATGTGAATTTTTTGGCGCAACAGGCAGGCTTATGGGCTCTGCGCTGCGGCGATTATCAGCAGGAAAGCCGCGCCTATGTAGCACAGGCGAAGCAGGCCTTATACGCAGCGTTGACGGCGCTGCCGGGAGTGCATGCTTACGAGCCGACGGTAAATTATATTCTTTTGGATATGAAAAAAACCGGTCTGACGTCCAGCCAATGGCGGGAACGTTTGAAACGCCGGGGAATTTTGGTGCGGGACTGCGCCAATTATGTAGGCCTTGGCAATTTTCATATTCGCGTGGCTGTGCGCCGGCAAGACGAAAATCAGCGACTAATATCGGCTTTGAAGGCTGAATTAAAATAGTAAGATATGAATTGTGGTTTTTTTGAGAAAGGAACTGGAGCATGAGTAAATTAATTTTGGTGCGTCATGGTGAAACAACCTGGAACCTCGAGATGCGTTATCAGGGGCAAACTGATATTTCATTGACGGCAAACGGCATTGAGCAGGCAGGAAAAGTGGCGCAGCGGCTGGCGGAGGAAAAAGTAGCTGCTGTATACAGCAGCGATTTGAGCCGGGCTTTTGTAACAGCCGCTCAAATTGCCGCCGTACACGGCCTAGATGTGTTGACTCGCCAGGATTTGCGGGAAATTTCCTTTGGCGAATGGGAAGGAATGACCTATGATTCCCTTGATTTGGATGGAGGCGGTACGGGCAATCGCTTGTTTTCGCATCCGGGGGAAGTTGAAATTCCCGGCGGTGAGACTTTTTTAGAAGTGCAGCAGCGGATGATGGAGGCCTTGTGCGAACTAGCTCAACGGCATGAAGGGCAGACTGTGGTTATTGTATCTCACGGTGCAGCCATACGTACGGTGCTTTGCGATGTATTAGGCATGGATTTGAATCGCCTTTGGGCCATACGGCAGAGCAATACGGCGGTGAATATTTTGGAAGTGCTGCCGCAAAAAATCCTGGTTTCCCTTGTCAATGATGTGCATCATCTCCGCTGACATTAGAGGGATTCTCTGCTATGATGAAAGAAACAGAGACAGGAAGTGAGTGAACCGTATGTCTTGGAGCTTAAAAGAAGCCTTGCGGCAGCGCCGCGAGCAGGAGGAAAACACCTGTGCGCCGCCGCAGGCAGGCGGCAGGGGCTTTGCCTTGGTCTATCCCAATAATTATCAAGTGGGCATGTCTAATTTAGGCCTGCACATTTTATATCGCCTGCTCAATGAACGGGGAGACCTGTGCTGCGAGCGGGCTTTTTTGCCGGAAAAAAAAGCCTGGGACGAGCATGTCCGCACGCAGACGCCGTTGATGACCCTGGAGAGTCAGCGGCCGTTAAGCGCTTTTGCGCTAGTAGGCTTTGCTCTTTCCTTTGAAATGGATTATTTTCATTTTTTGGATATGCTGCAAATGGGGCGAATTCCGCAATTGGCGGAAGAACGGGGCGAGCAGGATCCCTTTGTGCTGATTGGCGGACCTTGCGCTACATTCAACCCGGAACCGTTGGCGCCATTTGTTGACGCGGCCATTATCGGCGAAGGCGAAGAGGTGCTGCAAGAGCTGGTGGATGTTTACCTGGAGTGCCGCGCCCAAGGGAAAACGCGCCAAGACGTCCTGCTGGCGTGGGCGCACATTCCCGGCGTTTATGTGCCTGCCTTTTACGAAGCGGATTATGAGGCGGACGGACGAGTGACAGCATGGCGAAAGTTGGGGGAGGTTCCAGAGATCATTTCGCGGCGCAGAGTGGAACGTTTAGACGACTATCCGGGAGAAACGGCTGTTTTTTCGGAAGACGCCGAGTTCGGCAAGCTGTTTCTCCTGGAAGTGGCCCGCGGCTGCGGACGGCACTGCCGTTTTTGCATGGCCGGGTATTGCTTTCGCCAGCCGCGGCCGCGTTCACTGCCTGTATTGCGTGAGGCGCTTTTGCGGGCGCAGCAGCAAGGCATGAAAGTGGGCCTTATGGGGGCGGCAGTTTCCGATTATCCGGAGATTCAAGCCTTATGCCATGAGTTCGAAGCCAAAGGAATGCGCTTTTCCGTAGCTTCCTTGCGGGCGGATTCGCTGGATGCGGTGCTGGTGGCTGGTTTGGCCGCCAGCGGACACCGGACGCTGACCTTGGCGCCGGAAGCAGGCAGCCAACGCTTACGGGACGTCATTAACAAAGGAATTCGCGAAGAGCATCTTTTAGAGGGCGTGCGTTTGGCGGCGCAGGCAGGCATTCCTAATTTGCGTCTGTATATTATGATTGGCTTGCCGACGGAAGTCGATGAAGATATCGACGCTATTGCCGAGATGGCCTTGCGGGTGCTGGCCTGTATGGAAGAAGCAGGATCTAAGGGCAAACTGACCCTTAGCGTCAATCCCTTTGTCCCCAAGCCTTTCACGCCTTTTCAGTGGCTCCCTATGGCGGATAAAAAGGTGATTCAGCAAAGGCTGCGCCGATTGGAAGGCTTGCTCAAATCGCAACGACGTATAGAAATTCTTAGCGAACCGCCGCGAGAGGCTTATGTACAAGCTGTGTTGGCGCGGGGAGACCGTCGCTTGGCGCCAGTTTTGGCTGCTGCCGCAGCGAAGGGAGGCTGGCGGCGCTTTACTGCTTGTCTAAAAGACGCCGGCTTGGCTGAAGAAAGTTATTTATATCGCAAGCGTGCTCTGGACGAGCGTCTGCCTTGGGCGCACTTGGATATGGGCTTTAATGAAGATTATTTGTGGCAGGAATGGCAGCGCGCCGCAAAGGAAGCGTCTACTAAGGGGTGCTTTGCAGGCTGCAGGCGCTGCGGAATCTGTAAGGAAGGCAGGGAGGCATGGTGAAAGATAAAGAACCGTTTTATCTAGAAAAGGCGGGAGATTTGACGGTAGGACGCTTTTCCCTGCTTCAAAGAGCCGGCTTGCAGCATGCCATGTCTACTCGTTTGGGCGGCGTAAGCAAGGCTCCTTGGCGGTCTTTGAATTTAGGATATCATGTTGACGATTGTCCGGAGGATGTTACAGCTAACAGGAAGATTTTTTGTGAAGCCGTTGGCGTTGAGGCGGCCAAGGTAGTGGCGTTGCAGCAGGTTCATGGAGATGTAGTTGCTGTGGTGGATGAAGGACAATGCGGCCAAGGCGCTTTTGCCTGGGAAGGGGCCCTGGCTGGAACCGATGCGGTGGTGACGGCGGCCAAGGGCGTGCCGCTGCTCCTTTTAGTAGCAGATTGCGTGCCTGTGCTGCTTTTTGATCCGGTGCGCCGCGTATTAGCGCTGGCGCATGCCGGCTGGAAAGGGACGGTAGCCGGTATTGCGGCGGCCTCATTGCAGGTGATGAGGGAGCGTTTTGGCACCAAAGCGGAAGACTGTTTGGCTGCTTTAGGACCGTCTATCGGGCAGTGCTGCTATCCTGTGGGTGAGAATGTGCTGCAGAAGCTGCCGGCGAACCTTCCCGCAGGGCTGCTGCGCAGCGAAAAAGGCGAGCAGAGGCTTGATTTGCGAGGCCTTAACGCCTGGCTTCTTTCTGAAGCCGGCATACCGCAGCAGCAGATTTCTGACTCCGGCGTATGCACTTGCTGTCAGAAGGAGTTGTTTTTTTCTCATCGCGGCGACAATGGACAAAGCGGCCGTTTAGGCCTGTTGGCTTGGTTGTAGAGGAACTGGTTTTTCCAAGGGGAGGCGGAAATCATGGAGACGCAGGGAACCAATAAAATCAACTGCAATAAATGCAAGTATTTCTATATCACTTGGGAAAAAGAATTTCCCTATGGCTGCAAGGCTATGGGCTTTAAGAGCAAGAATATGCCGAATCGGGTGACGAGGGAAGTTTCCCAGCGGCAGTGCCTTTCCTTTGAGCCGAAAGACGAGCCGCGCTGAGACCCAGAGGGAAATTGAACAAGAGTCGCGGGAGTCACGTGAGGTTACGTCTGAGGGTACAAGATTTACACAGAGGAACAGAGGAAGCAGAGAGAATATATAAATATAAAAGCTGACCCTGTCGCGCGGACAAGGTCAGCTTGCTTTTTAATATACTAGCATATATAAAACGAACCGCGAAATACACGGAAAACGC
This window contains:
- the cbiB gene encoding adenosylcobinamide-phosphate synthase CbiB; this translates as MQPSIWPDELWMLLGAVLLDQLLGDPNSRWHPVVLIGRVISWGEASLLRITQSSWRQQVSGAVLVAVVLAVAYSSAWCWMQLLALGGNAAQWLGGALLLSFTISPRSLAAAGGEIRDFLATGNMAEARRKVGWIVGRDTAELDEGEVTRATVETVAENIVDGIISPLCYFLIGGVPLAFLYRAVNTLDSMVGYHNERYEHFGKAAARVDDVFNWLPARLTALLLLGAAWILRMDWRNAWRMMRRDAAAHPSPNSGYAEATVAGALGVQLGGLNYYGGVASLRAKMGEPKEALQGRHITKTIRLMQVAVALFLLLASLLLGW
- a CDS encoding cobyric acid synthase translates to MAKTIMLQGTSSHVGKSILTTALCRIFLQDGLRVVPFKAQNMALNSYVTKYGEEMGRAQVAQAEAAGLEPMVEMNPVLLKPTGDSRSQVVLMGRPIGNMTAKEYHQGYSLQALDTVKACLQKLHDKFDRIVIEGAGSPAEVNLRANDIVNMRVAKLAPAPVLLVADIDRGGALASVVGTLELLEPDERELVKGIIINKFRGDIRLLQPALEFLETKTGKPVLGVIPHLADLGIDDEDSVSLEDKQTVQSKEIDVAVLRTPKISNFTDFDALGAEPDVAVRYVRQGEALGKPDLIILPGSKNTVEDLLYLREHGYEKAIKELHEQGVPVIGICGGYQMLGQRVLDPEHTESDHDETPGLGLLDTTTTFVAEKMTQQVSARGLSDCFLGIKASGLELKGYEIHMGRTEFAAGTEAAFQIEERSCQKVSSPDGAVASSGLVLGTYLHGIFDNDSYRGLLANALRQRKGLALLDRSGDTQARKEAAYNRLAAVVRENMDMPRLYAIVEGK
- the cobJ gene encoding precorrin-3B C(17)-methyltransferase translates to MTPRARTAIETAQVVAGYDTYIELIEPLLAGKPVIGTGMMQEVERCQAAVDEAKAGKVVAVVSSGDPGVYGMAGLVLELAQKLEPEQRPEVEIIPGISAVSAAAAVLGAPLMHDFAVISLSDLLTPWELIVRRVKAAVEADFVIALYNPKSSRRTMQIEEVRRLALEVRPGATPVGIVRHATRSKEEYTLSDLENFTNEFIDMFSLVIIGNSQSYVQDGRMITPRGYKL
- a CDS encoding precorrin-8X methylmutase — translated: MEFMTDPQGIERKSMEIIAPHVAGLSLTPEAVKVYSRMIHASGDPQYAEVIEVHADAVAAGQKAIREGKNIYCDVEMVRTGINKKRLAEFGCQVECLIADETVAAQAKAAGITRSMAAMRTFGAKLDGAIVAIGNAPTALFEVIRLMQEEGVRPALIIGVPVGFVGAAESKDFLAEVSPVPYITVRGNKGGSPIAASALNAILYQIEA
- a CDS encoding cobyrinate a,c-diamide synthase; the encoded protein is MEEKEILVHRPRLVIAGTQSGVGKTTLVTGLLAALRNQGKTVQSFKIGPDYIDPGFHALASGRAAHNLDSWLVPQEKLPPLFVKAAAEADISIIEGVMGLYDGGRQGISSTASLAKLLQTPVVLVLDVKSMGESAAAMALGFRQYDPEVWFAGVILNRVGSASHEHMVREALARQNIPVLGCLHRQEDLRLPERHLGLTPVTEQSLNSVVAAMGRSVGQALDLDALYALAQQAPDLPAPATMGDLPVRRARLGVAQDEAFSFYYPESMDVLTRCGAELIPFSPLEDATLPAVDGLFFGGGFPEMFAPQLAAKASMREAVRSAAAKGMPIYAECGGLMYLTEGLEDFSGKRYEMAQVVPAQCRMEKKLQTVGYVTATLQQNSLLGNGGVRFQGHEFHFSSMEPLAEPFPWAFSFEKMRTGAVYPGGYASPNVLASYLHLHFAGNEEAAEALVTACAAYAARRDGRG
- the cobU gene encoding bifunctional adenosylcobinamide kinase/adenosylcobinamide-phosphate guanylyltransferase, with the protein product MDVAEIILVTGGARSGKSAFAERRVAAMAEQVGYIATAQAWDEEMRLRIEIHQQRRPAGWQTYEAPRQAASVLTKAAFETKAILFDCLTMFVTNCMCQKDFPLDPEDGQRYIAKETEALLRAAQQAPCPVVFVTNEVGLGIVPDNAMSRAFRDYAGWVNQQVASQAQQVFLVVSGLAVDVRRLAEAE
- the cobS gene encoding adenosylcobinamide-GDP ribazoletransferase, with protein sequence MFNDFLLGLQFLTRLRLSGELFWDEKGCGRSVRYFPLVGAVLGLCFVAAWQVLYVWLPTWVSTYPPTVVVTILTALPILLTGGLHCDGFMDTMDGLFSGRHRPRMLEIMKDSRVGAHGVTTFLMLFALKWSLIADLASLTLPAALFAMPILGRLAMVVGITCFPYARENGMGRAFSAYAGEGALWVALLISFVLVLPLGGQGLIALVAALVCAFGGGFLISRKLGGLTGDVYGALTEITEVVVLLAFLY
- the cobK gene encoding precorrin-6A reductase encodes the protein MIFCIAGTGDGRALALRLRQENWPVLVSVVSEYGERLVQEADLSVVQTALDQAGMEAFLQERGIRLVVDASHPYAVNVSRNAMAACEKVKIPYVRYERPASDLPEYKKLHVAADYEEAARLAAGLGETIFLTTGSRQLGIFRAEPLLQGKRLVARVLPEASVLEQCRSLGFLPKDIVAMQGPFSLELNQALYRAFQAEVVVLKNSGHVGGCAEKIAAAAALGLEVVLVDRPRLAYPVCCATEQQVLAQVAKLVTGGK